Proteins from a single region of Campylobacter sp. RM16704:
- the hemL gene encoding glutamate-1-semialdehyde 2,1-aminomutase: protein MKNNKKAFKEACEFIAGGVDSPVRAFANVGNNPLFIKQGKGAYINDIEDNIYIDYVQSWGPLLFGHCDENIEKACKKALEHGSSFGAPTLAETKLAKFILKDWPHLDKIRFVSSGTEATMSAIRLARGFSKKDKIIKFEGCYHGHSDSLLVSAGSGAATFNTPSSLGVLTDVAKNTLVAIYNDIDSVKNLISNDDNIACIIIEPIAGNMGLVPAKIEFLQELRKLCDEHQILLIFDEVMSGFRASYLGSFGINHIKADIVTFGKVIGGGIPAAAFAARAEIMDLLSPLGGVYQAGTLSGNPLAMAAGYASLKKARSYEGLYEKLEKLAKRLTDGFKEVANNCNIPLQVNYIGSMFGFFFCENPVNNYQDALKSDTKLFAKFHAQMLNKGVYLAPSQFETGFICECMDKKIIDKTIQAAQESFKTL, encoded by the coding sequence ATGAAAAACAATAAAAAAGCCTTTAAAGAAGCTTGTGAATTTATTGCAGGAGGGGTGGATTCCCCAGTACGTGCATTTGCAAATGTAGGAAACAATCCTTTATTTATAAAGCAAGGAAAAGGTGCTTATATCAATGATATAGAAGATAATATTTATATAGATTATGTTCAAAGCTGGGGACCTTTACTTTTTGGACATTGTGATGAAAATATCGAAAAGGCTTGTAAAAAAGCTTTAGAACATGGCTCAAGTTTTGGTGCACCAACCCTAGCTGAAACCAAATTAGCCAAATTTATTCTAAAAGATTGGCCACATTTAGATAAAATTCGTTTTGTAAGCAGTGGAACTGAAGCTACTATGAGTGCCATTCGTCTTGCACGAGGCTTTAGTAAAAAAGATAAAATTATCAAATTTGAAGGATGTTATCATGGACATTCTGATTCTTTATTAGTAAGTGCTGGAAGTGGCGCAGCTACTTTTAACACTCCAAGCTCGCTAGGAGTATTAACCGATGTAGCTAAAAATACCCTAGTGGCCATTTATAATGACATTGATAGTGTTAAAAATCTAATCAGCAATGATGATAATATAGCATGTATCATTATAGAACCAATAGCAGGAAATATGGGCTTAGTACCTGCTAAAATAGAATTTTTACAAGAACTAAGAAAACTATGTGATGAGCATCAAATTCTTTTGATTTTTGATGAAGTTATGAGTGGCTTTAGAGCTTCTTATTTAGGTTCCTTTGGAATCAATCATATAAAAGCTGATATAGTAACTTTTGGTAAGGTTATAGGTGGTGGTATACCAGCAGCTGCTTTTGCTGCAAGAGCTGAGATTATGGATTTATTGAGTCCTTTAGGTGGAGTATATCAGGCAGGAACGCTAAGTGGCAATCCTCTTGCTATGGCTGCAGGTTATGCAAGTTTAAAAAAAGCAAGAAGTTATGAAGGTTTATATGAAAAATTAGAAAAACTAGCTAAAAGACTTACAGATGGTTTTAAAGAAGTTGCAAATAATTGTAATATTCCTTTACAAGTTAACTATATAGGCTCTATGTTTGGATTTTTCTTTTGTGAAAACCCTGTTAATAATTATCAAGATGCATTAAAATCAGATACCAAGTTATTTGCTAAATTTCACGCACAGATGCTTAACAAAGGCGTGTACTTAGCACCTTCTCAATTTGAAACAGGTTTTATATGTGAATGTATGGATAAAAAGATAATTGACAAAACCATACAAGCAGCACAAGAAAGCTTTAAAACCCTATGA
- a CDS encoding MFS transporter, producing MLSSKRTIKSLTALFLGMIFVFIGSALTVNSIAIILKQNNVSNFYIGIIGSCYFLGAMISTISAHRIVSKVGHIRSFGIFAIIFGIATMLHSINFNLYFWMFLRFLLGFCYYALLMVIESWLNEKAKNSIRSRVIAFYEVVFYSSSGFGILLMSFDFPSNTLFILSASFIMFASIPLFLIRIKEPILPQKTKISIPKIFDIVPLALVTSFIAGMLLNGFFSMASLFILIQGFGAKEASFFIFCTMLGGFISQLFIGTLSDKISRKFAIILCALTALSAMLCILLLNYSIYLKYFFGFLLGMGMCCLYALSLARANDMLDDSSKRVELGRAVLFTYSFGALFAPAVLGILMYYLEANGFMYFYICLLSILVLFAIDKPKFKNLTKFKRKPGNMVMLDDN from the coding sequence ATGTTAAGCTCAAAAAGAACAATTAAATCATTAACAGCGTTATTTTTAGGCATGATATTTGTTTTTATAGGTAGTGCATTAACTGTTAATTCTATAGCAATTATATTAAAACAAAATAATGTTAGCAATTTTTACATAGGAATAATAGGAAGTTGTTATTTTTTAGGTGCTATGATAAGTACAATAAGTGCTCATAGAATAGTATCAAAAGTAGGACATATAAGATCTTTTGGAATTTTTGCTATTATTTTTGGTATTGCTACTATGCTTCATAGTATAAATTTTAATCTTTATTTTTGGATGTTTTTGAGATTTTTGTTGGGATTTTGTTATTACGCGTTATTAATGGTTATAGAGTCATGGCTTAATGAAAAAGCTAAAAATTCAATTCGTTCGAGAGTAATAGCCTTTTATGAGGTTGTATTTTATTCATCATCTGGCTTTGGAATTTTACTAATGTCGTTTGATTTTCCAAGTAATACTTTATTTATACTAAGTGCAAGCTTTATTATGTTTGCCTCTATTCCTTTATTTTTAATTCGCATCAAAGAGCCAATTCTACCGCAAAAAACTAAAATTTCTATCCCTAAAATTTTTGATATAGTTCCATTAGCTTTAGTAACAAGTTTTATAGCTGGAATGCTTTTGAATGGATTTTTTTCCATGGCATCTTTATTTATACTCATACAAGGATTTGGTGCAAAAGAGGCTTCATTTTTTATTTTTTGCACTATGCTTGGTGGATTTATATCCCAACTTTTTATTGGTACGCTTTCAGACAAAATAAGTCGAAAATTTGCAATTATTTTATGTGCATTAACCGCTTTAAGTGCTATGCTTTGTATTTTATTATTAAACTATAGTATTTATTTAAAATACTTCTTTGGGTTTTTACTTGGTATGGGAATGTGCTGTTTATATGCCCTTTCTTTGGCAAGGGCTAATGATATGCTCGATGATTCTAGCAAAAGAGTAGAACTTGGTAGAGCTGTTCTTTTTACATATTCTTTTGGAGCTTTATTTGCTCCTGCTGTACTCGGAATTTTAATGTATTATTTAGAAGCTAATGGCTTTATGTATTTTTACATATGCTTACTTAGCATTTTGGTTCTCTTTGCTATAGATAAACCGAAATTTAAAAATCTTACCAAATTCAAAAGAAAACCTGGTAATATGGTAATGCTAGATGATAACTAA
- a CDS encoding AtpZ/AtpI family protein, with amino-acid sequence MSKRQKIIRKGIEAADGLSLGVSMVVAVLIGVGIGYFLKNLTDIAWLFWIGVFIGVAAAILNVYKAYKAQVKSYEEFKDENRYKDLKQ; translated from the coding sequence ATGAGCAAAAGACAAAAAATCATACGTAAAGGTATAGAAGCAGCTGATGGATTAAGTCTTGGTGTATCTATGGTTGTGGCTGTTTTAATCGGTGTGGGTATAGGATATTTTTTAAAAAATTTGACGGATATAGCTTGGCTTTTTTGGATAGGGGTATTTATAGGAGTGGCTGCAGCAATTTTAAATGTATACAAAGCCTATAAAGCACAAGTAAAAAGCTATGAAGAATTTAAAGATGAAAACCGTTATAAAGATTTAAAACAATGA
- a CDS encoding FlhB-like flagellar biosynthesis protein: MAKKAKKAVALGYNKEEQNAPKILANAKGENATKIISLAKENGIPIKEDKDLVEVLSKLDLGDEIPPNMYKAVAEIFAFLYKVANEDETKQSPQSS; the protein is encoded by the coding sequence ATGGCTAAAAAAGCAAAAAAAGCCGTAGCTCTAGGCTACAATAAAGAAGAGCAAAACGCTCCAAAAATTTTAGCCAATGCAAAAGGTGAAAACGCTACCAAAATCATCTCTTTGGCTAAAGAAAATGGCATACCCATAAAAGAAGATAAAGACTTAGTAGAAGTACTTAGTAAGCTTGATTTAGGTGATGAAATCCCACCTAATATGTATAAAGCAGTGGCTGAAATTTTTGCCTTTTTATATAAAGTTGCTAATGAAGATGAAACTAAACAAAGTCCGCAATCTTCTTAG
- a CDS encoding flagellar hook-length control protein FliK codes for MITNISNNQNQSTKNETNKENKNEKTDKKTSLNEALKNPLLSKTDTEAKLAKDYVSKIDQKLQELLNKLLDQIKANKNPDLAVLKNHKNLNFAPNFANELKKFQTELSKHSDFEGLFKNLEEFIKPAKEINNKNLSSLVKNSGVFLEAKLNHSLKEQNLPQSFFNLLSTIKGANNKNLKQDISNLDLKNLDTISTLKELIYILQDHKKNNKNSLENTNYKTLFKLFDKIENFKNYINKNPNIINQEKLQYIANNFIKNLNKNLTLINKELAKPENIKIQNTHILKELSQNIKDLIVFLKNIKNYKNTSESTHGNTNNFIQDQNKQEIQHKDKVSENLKDDTISQNKNIKDEKPILDKQENTKQDQNKQEIQHKDKVSENLKDDTISQNKNIKDEKPILDKQENTKQDQNKQEIQHKDKVSENLKDDTISQNKNIKDEKPILDKQENTKQDQNKQEIQHKDKVSENLKDDTISQNKNIKDEKHSSKILDESKKNDNKIQNLQPNIKLEDIFRQNIGKNLNFSQNMQEELLNNLNKELGNIGRKLNEILKILDPKTHEAKNSLDDIKNIERKLEFSIKDIGKITQKNINEINSDLQQDLKSTLLQISNLAKNLDNENILSQANRFIVQLEFNQLLSLANNSIHTFLPFFWDDLEKSNVIFKRGKKDKFYAQINLEFEKLGKINVFLSLSNDKYIDINMMIENVNFRKNLYERSHELKKALVKVGLLSSNFFISDIVKSKFQNQEEYNDFNMGFDTRA; via the coding sequence ATGATAACTAATATCTCCAATAATCAAAATCAATCTACAAAAAACGAAACTAATAAAGAAAATAAAAACGAAAAAACAGATAAAAAAACTTCACTCAACGAAGCTTTAAAAAATCCTTTATTATCTAAAACAGATACAGAAGCTAAGTTAGCTAAAGACTATGTTAGTAAAATTGATCAAAAACTACAAGAGCTTCTTAATAAACTTTTAGACCAAATCAAAGCAAATAAAAATCCAGATCTTGCAGTATTAAAAAATCACAAAAATTTAAATTTTGCACCAAATTTTGCTAATGAATTAAAAAAATTCCAAACTGAACTTTCTAAACACTCAGATTTTGAAGGTTTATTCAAAAATTTAGAAGAATTTATCAAACCCGCCAAAGAAATTAATAATAAAAACCTCTCTTCTTTGGTAAAAAATTCAGGAGTGTTTTTAGAAGCAAAACTTAACCACTCATTGAAAGAACAAAATTTACCGCAAAGTTTTTTCAATCTTTTAAGTACTATTAAAGGAGCAAACAACAAAAATTTAAAACAAGATATAAGTAATTTAGATTTAAAAAATCTTGATACTATAAGCACTTTAAAAGAACTTATTTACATTTTACAAGATCACAAAAAAAACAATAAAAATTCTTTAGAAAATACTAATTATAAAACACTTTTTAAGCTTTTTGATAAGATAGAAAATTTTAAAAATTACATCAACAAAAATCCTAATATCATAAATCAAGAAAAACTTCAATACATTGCAAACAATTTCATTAAAAACCTTAATAAAAATCTTACACTTATCAATAAAGAACTAGCCAAACCTGAAAATATCAAAATACAAAATACACATATATTGAAAGAACTTAGTCAAAATATAAAAGATCTAATTGTATTTTTAAAAAATATTAAAAATTATAAAAATACATCAGAATCTACACATGGAAATACGAATAATTTTATACAAGATCAAAACAAACAAGAAATTCAACATAAAGATAAAGTATCGGAAAATTTAAAAGATGATACAATATCACAAAATAAGAATATAAAAGATGAAAAACCTATTTTAGATAAACAAGAAAATACCAAACAAGATCAAAACAAACAAGAAATTCAACATAAAGATAAAGTATCGGAAAATTTAAAAGATGATACAATATCACAAAATAAGAATATAAAAGATGAAAAACCTATTTTAGATAAACAAGAAAATACCAAACAAGATCAAAACAAACAAGAAATTCAACATAAAGATAAAGTATCGGAAAATTTAAAAGATGATACAATATCACAAAATAAGAATATAAAAGATGAAAAACCTATTTTAGATAAACAAGAAAATACCAAACAAGATCAAAACAAACAAGAAATTCAACATAAAGATAAAGTATCGGAAAATTTAAAAGATGATACAATATCACAAAATAAGAATATAAAAGATGAAAAGCATTCATCAAAAATATTAGATGAGTCCAAAAAAAATGATAATAAAATACAAAATTTACAACCTAATATAAAATTGGAAGATATTTTTAGACAAAATATAGGTAAAAATCTCAATTTTAGTCAAAATATGCAAGAAGAATTATTAAATAATCTCAACAAAGAATTGGGAAATATTGGACGTAAATTAAATGAAATTCTCAAAATCCTAGATCCTAAAACCCATGAAGCAAAAAATTCTTTAGATGATATAAAAAATATAGAAAGAAAACTAGAATTTTCCATAAAAGATATTGGAAAAATCACCCAAAAGAATATTAATGAAATTAATTCGGATCTGCAACAAGATTTAAAATCAACTCTTTTGCAAATTTCTAATTTAGCTAAAAATTTAGATAATGAAAATATTTTAAGTCAAGCAAATCGTTTTATAGTTCAACTTGAATTTAATCAACTTTTATCTTTAGCAAATAACAGCATCCATACTTTTTTACCATTTTTTTGGGATGATTTGGAAAAATCTAATGTAATTTTTAAACGTGGAAAAAAAGATAAATTCTACGCACAAATTAATCTTGAATTTGAAAAACTAGGAAAAATTAATGTATTTTTATCACTAAGCAATGATAAATATATTGATATAAATATGATGATAGAAAATGTAAATTTTAGAAAAAATCTTTATGAAAGATCCCATGAATTAAAAAAAGCTTTAGTAAAAGTAGGACTTTTGAGCTCTAATTTTTTCATCAGTGATATAGTAAAAAGTAAATTTCAAAATCAAGAAGAATATAATGATTTTAACATGGGTTTTGATACAAGGGCTTAA